The following nucleotide sequence is from Citrus sinensis cultivar Valencia sweet orange chromosome 6, DVS_A1.0, whole genome shotgun sequence.
ATCgtacatttgttttttttttttttcacattcttGGTGTTTGAACatttgagtttatttatttatttattattttctttaatctaaGATTTTTATGctgaatttcaattttgataaattgttGTAGATTCGTTAGGCATCAGACTGGGCCTTAGTCCAGACAAATTTATTGGACcgtgtttattattatttggatagaattttttttaaaaaaaacatcatTTCACATCGATGATGATATAACAAGTTTAAGGTACGAAGATGGTTTATacgattttattttattttttaatatttcaaaactgcgatcatatatttatctttacattcagataatacaattaaattttataatctaattaagaattttaggATCATTTGCTTTTagagaaattatattttttaatatttgcgTGACATAGTTAATtacactttctttttcttttcttttttttttaaaaatataattacactTTCCTtttctgaaaagaaagaataattatagAACCATAAATACATACAATTAATCACGTGTAAATTAATGTGGCACAATATGATTggctaattaaaaaatacaataaatataattgagAATCATCAATTCAATGTCGGCatcaagataaattaattaaaattaattgattgatgaCATTGATTTTTTGTCCTTCacctatttcttttttttttgaaaagatccTTCACCTATTTCGAAAGTATGAAATCCTTCCGCAGATCTTGTCATCATGTGagatattcattttaaaacaCATTAGACAAATCACAGCATCCATAGAAATTTTGATCAATCCTcttgtaaaaattttactttatgttttttcaaaaatttagaatcGCCTCTAAAGAGAATTCACAACTAACTAAGTTATGCTTAGGAAACATCATCttgttataatatatatatatatatatatatatatatatatatacggaATTGCTATTATTACATTaacctctttctttttctatttttttttctcaaaaataaatacaattgcTATCCATCTCATTACCCTTTGCATCACTTACCAATGTGTGTTAATATGAAATTGGAGAAAAAGTATGTTTCttcaaaagttgaaataataattacataaacaagaatatattaaacattactcttcaataaataatcactACAACTAAATCAATTTGGTCACGGCTTCAGATCAATACAACACCATCCCTACGCtcattgaaatttatttatttgaaaaatatttaaaaaaatttggtgagttttaataaaacaatatcgGATATCCtatggaaaattttattttaagaatctAATAGTAAATTCAATCATTCTTCCATTTTCTAACGATTtctaacttaaaaaataaaaataaaaataaaaaatagatttaatcATCCAATCCATGTACAAACTGAATTACCTAAAATGAAAATCcatattaattgaatttataagttttgtaattataatttagatAATTATGGATATAAAACCTTTCATGGGATTACGTAGATTTGAAACATTAATAAACCAACTTGCATACCATTTTTAAATAACTATATAATATATGATTTGTGTTTATTGACACTTGTTGTAATAGTCCAAACTCGTCTATTAACTTATCTAAATTACCTGctaatatcaattaatttaaatcttaataaGAAATGATCCAACTCATATACAAATTcaacttttctaaatttgattacCATTACCATACATTTCAATATGAATCtgtatatttcatttttttttcctttcatatCTTATCCCAaagtagtttttaattttttaatattaagttaGAGATTACGACACAAATGTTGATAAATACCGTCAATTATATATGTCGAgatctaaaattagtataaTGTCAAACTCTAACCACTTGAAGTCGGTCTAATTATCGAAACCTAAGTCActgtattaaaatttacttgacTCGACGTACCAAAGTTGAACTACAGTGCGAGAATaaaaagttgaagaaaaaaattaaataaacaaactttCACATTAATGAAAAGTCTTGAATCCTCAATATGAGAGCttgaaatcaaagaaaaaaataaatatatataaacttcCACACTTACGGAAAGACTCGGACCCTCgatctaaaaaataagaaaaacccTAATAAGAAATTACCTATAAAGGaaacataacaaataaattagcaTAAAGTGAGGGTAAAAATGTAAAAGCATAAGTCAAAGAAAAACGGTGGTCCACTTCCATtagataagaataaaataatgaaaaaatttgctCAATAAATATGCTTTAAAATGGCAGATTCGCTCTTGCCATATTGAGGTCCCAATGTCTACTACTACGCTTTATAACTGCGCCACAACCAAACTCTGCTCCTCACTAATCAACaactcttcttctttctcgAAGTCCCGTCTATTTTTCTCCTCTTCCCATTTCGCCCCTAGGGTTTCTTCGATTCGCAGGCCTCTGTCCTTGAGAGGTGCCTCTcgttctagctcttcttcttcttccgcTCGCGCAATCAGCACTATGGGTGACGCTACTACTGATGCCGGCATGGACGCTGTCCAGCGCCGCCTCATGTTTGAAGACgagtatgatttttttttaatttaaattcttaattttttttttcacaatttctTTCTCcgtttttttctaattaatcaATCAGCAGGATTTTCGAGTCATCACGTTTGACTAAATTTCTGAGATTGCTTTTAAAGGTGACGTTACGTTACCTACTAGGATACTGCTACGGCTGCCTACTAGGGACCTATCTGATacgaaaattgaaattatgatccaatttgagaaaaaaaaattacagattattaaattatgttgattgtgttttttttctaataatcgAACTGAATCTATGCTTGTTTTGgagatttttattaacttgtgcattgaatttattttttaatttttttaaaagattcaaattcatctgattttcaaatatttaaagcCTTTTTTAAGACACTGTGAATTTtctgttttataaaaattatgtttatctGTTATTATCATCAGGATCCTTGAGCCGTTATGTTTGACTACTACTGTCCACTACTACTATTAGGGACCTATTTGATACATAAGTTCAAACTATGTACTGATtcgagaaaataaaaaatagggGGACTCGGATGTTATTTTCCTGTTTCGTGGATCCAATTCTGTCGATTGTGTTGTAGAATTGAACTGAATCTATGTTTGTCTAGGAGATTCTTATAATCTTCTATAGGATGAAATGGattgaatatatttattttttattttttaaaaaaaagagttaaattcatctcattttgaaaattttaaagattcGTTGATTTATTGACCTTATGAGTGGAACATAAATTACCATAAAGGAATAAAAGAAACtagtgttatttatttatttccgtATCCGTAGgacaaattttcatatattaggagataaatttttgttaattttgattttttttacatgATTAAATCTCAGGTAAATACACAACAAATCAATTACTATATTAGGAATGACTTTAAATACAATTTTAGCTGATCTGAAAAAAGCTAATCTGGAAAAAGATTTCGATTTGGATTGTATAAATCAAATCTGTCTTTCCTGATCTGTTTAcgtaaatttatttatgtatgtcTATATATCTTTTCCCTAACGCTAATGATTTGAAGACATCATTTTGCATACTGCAAGGATGAgatatatatcattttgtaCATATGATGCATTAAATTTTCGCAAGCTTGCTAATTGTTATATGGTTATCTTGTAATAAGTTATGGCCTATCTAACTTTTATTGATACCCtttgtatttgatttgttATAAAGGCGTTCAATTTGAAGTAAAACCATCAAAATTTCTCTTCTTGTCTGAAACATGGCCCTGTAGCATTTGGTTATAAAGTATCCGGTGATATATCAGTGATACATGCTCATGATCTTTTGTAATTGATACTTTTGACAGATGCATTTTGGTGGATGAGAATGATCGCGTTGTTGGTCATGAAAACAAATACAACTGTAAGTGAACCCTCTGTTTCTGTATATTCTTAAAAGAAATGCATGCAATGTGatatatttgtttaaatttctctttttgctTATGCAGTTTTACATTTTTTGAGTCAGATTTCTTCATGTTTATCACTGATGACTTATTTTATGGGCTTTTATGCTTTTACTAAATTTTGGTACACTTTTTTGCctgattattatatatatttggagCTCCTTCTATAATTACCTCTGGATTTAAGGagtggaaaaaaattaacagagCAAGAATCTTTCGCTTTggtttaaaatgttttaatatgaTGCcaaatttcttgttcttttctcTGCTTGGGGACTGTGTGGGTGTTTTGTCTCGTTTCCTGCATGCTTTCGACATATAATGCTGTATTCTGCTCtgtataaattcttaattccTATGCAATTAATGTAAagtaaatcttttaaaaaaatgcagGTCACTTGATGGAAAAGATTGAGTCTTTGAATTTGCTACACAGAGCCTTCAGCGTATTTTTGtttaactcaaaatatgaGCTACTCCTTCAGGTATGTCTTTTCTGTATTCTATGGGTAAAAACTTGTTTGTCAATGGACTGTCATTGGGTTGTGCAAATTTGCGGTTTGACATGGGAGATGACTGATAGTAATATTCTCTTTGTTATGACACATAAATCTTAATTTGTAAGTcttggagaaaaaaagaaaaaaacaacttactaGTTGAAATGATTAGAATTGCAGtaatatatgaaaaagatATTTATCTGACTTGGGGACCATGTGAAAGGATATGATATGTTAGCATAGTGTTAAAACTATTGCAAGTTCAAAATCCTCTCATGTAAGACCGATATAAATATTGAGTGAAATTTATTCAGTAATTAAGCAAAGCATCCTAAACCAAGGGCTAAAGCCATCTTAGGAATGTCCGTGCATCTTACATGAAGGTATCCATCATTTTGAGCAGGTCAGTAGGCTGTAAGAATTGATCTTGAGGGTTGTAGTATTGCATGCACAAATGCGTTCCTAATATTTTTTCGATCTTGGGGTTTGTGTCTTATTCTGTCATGTCTGGACAGCAACGCTCTGGAACCAAAGTTACCTTCCCTCTTGTGTGGACTAACACCTGCTGCAGCCATCCTCTGTACCGTGAATCTGAGCTTATTGAGGAGAACGCTCTTGGTAAGTATATTTGCATCTTTTACATTCTATTGAAAGTCTATTTGATCTTTTGTAACTGCAACTGATTCTAAagatgtttttcttttctttaatttgcttatcagGGGTGAGGAATGCTGCACAAAGAAAGCTTTTGGATGAGCTGGGCATTTGTGCTGAAGATGTGCCAGTTGATGAGTTCACTCCACTGGGTCGCATTCTGTACAAGGCCCCTTCTGATGGCAAGTGGGGGGAGCATGAACGTAATGTCTTCATCTAGATctattttatgtttcattttgaCTGATAACTTAATTATTGAGTATCAATATTAGGATGACTGGCAGgaaataataacttttattcTTGGAAAGTCTTTAAACCGTAATTTTGACTGTTATTTCTCACATTAATTGGCAGTTGACTACTTACTTTTCATTGTCCGAGATGTTAGTGTTAACCCAAATCCTGATGAAGTAGCCGAGTATAAATATGTCAACCGGGAACAGTTAAAAGAGCTTTTGAGGAAAGCAGATGCTGGAGAAGAAGGTTTGAAGCTGTCTCCTTGGTTCAGACTGGTTGTGGACAATTTCTTGTTCAAGTGGTGGGATCACCTCGAAAAAGGTACCCTTAACGAAGTCATTGACATGAAGACCATTCACAAGTTGACTTAATAAAGCCGCAGGCCCTTGAAACACAGTATTTGTGTGCCGGAACCTGTATTCCAATAAGTTTGGGCATTTGAGAGTTCTTCAAGACATTAAGGGTACACAGTATCTTCTCACCGGTTTCTTTATTCCAATAAATTTGGATATGCGAGAGTTCTACACAGATTAGCATTTTGTTGTTGACGTTACCTTATCTTTTCGTATGTGCTGCTTTTAtggaattttattgttaagtttgtaattttgaCATTACATATggtttagtaaaaaaataaaaatctgcttcttctattaaaaatgcagttgattttagtttatttttctgaagTTGTACTAGATTTGAGCCTTGTGAAGCCTCATTTGCTGGTaaagaaatgaagaattaGTGCTGTTTGGCTATTTGTTTTATGTCGGAAGTTCAGTAATCTGTTTTTCGtttccaaaatttgtttttgtttgtcaaTATTGCAGAATTTTTGTGGTCCATAAGATGTGAGAGTGGATTTTTCCATGGACTAAGTTTCTTAGAGACACTGACGGACCATTTATTTGAAGACACAAACTTATAACACTGATATTTTTGGCCAGAAGTTTGTAATCGGGAATCAGATTAAGTATTTATATAAGTTTTTTcttgtcaaaaattaaaaattcagatGGGTTATTGGTGGCTCTTAGATCGAGCATCTTAGAGggtgttaaattttaatgtacacTATCGTTAATTGATATTAACAGATATACGtcataagatttttttaaaattaaagaaaaaaaatagattatgagaaaatcttacTTCTCCCAGTAATAACTAGCCTCCATTCGACTATGTGTGAGAATAAGGGTTTGACTATGTATAAAAGAATTATGAGAGTtagttttaatcttttttcaattataaaataattgagtagGCAGTaccaattataatttttgatgTAATATCAGTAATAGATATAATTCAGTAATAGATATAATAGGCCTATgtattagtattaaaaaaaataactagtcTCCGTCCATCTTTATGATTTAAAAAGGTAATTTTAGTTGTGGTGAAGCTCAAGCGTGTGCTTTGCACACGATGAATGTTGCATCTGTCACAATTTTGGTTGTAACTTATTTTCTGTTactcaacaattttttttaattatatttaaggtAAACATCAATTAATCTATCAGGTAAAATGATagtgtttaatttgtttctatAACATACTAAAATGATACACTATATGTACACATAGGCTAACATTGTTTATGTTACTCAGTTGGAGATAGTTTGGGTCaagtattattattcaaaactcCAGTGGTGTGTTCATCAATTAGTAATAAGAACAAGCTGTAATgaaaatagattaaaattgaaatgaacaAGAATCAAAATAGGGAATGGGTAGGAAACAAAATggattaaaatcaaaatgaggTAGAATCGGAATgggaaatcaaaatcaaaataaattatttactttaataataagaattggAATGAACTATATtgtcattgatgtgtttagTTTGTTTTGGACTCAAAATTGTTGCAagttactctctctctctctctctcatcgATAGGAACAGTGTCATTAGAAATCTTGggcaagttgaagaaaaagtCGTGTGAGGAGGCAGCGAAAAAATACTCAAGAGATGGAGGCCGGAGGCAAGTTGTAATTGCTATTGGGGTTCCAACACAGAAATCGCCTGTTGTAGCCTGCTCAACTGCAACGGTGCGCACCACTCTACCGAGCACACAGCCCAGGGCACACTCTCACTGAGCCCAGCCCAGTTTGAGTCTACCCATCATGTGGTACATTTTGCCGAAGCTTATGTGAACAGAGAAAAAGCAGAGGAGCTTAATAAATTGACTGCTGTAGAAGCTTGGGAACGCTTGATGGATGAATCGTGGGTCAATGGGTAAAACTTAACAACATTTTTAATAACCttgctttattttaaataccATTCAACCCCGACCCTCAAGTTACTAACgacaagaaaataatgatgtaAGCTGCATACACACTGCAGTTTACAGGTCTCTTCTAAGAAAATGTTCgaggtgaaattgtaataaCTATCAATTTGCATAGAagctaaaaattattataatcttaCCGGGTTAATTCAGAGGAAGATTACATGCAGAGaagtggaaaaataaaaaataaaatacaatactACATAGTTTTGACGATACGGATAGTTCAGAGGAAGATTACATTCTgagaaatggaaaaataaaaaataaaatacaatacaaCATAGTTTTGACGATGCAATTAACACAATGAAGAACTAGCAGATGTCCATCACAATGCTAATGTGATACAGATTACAGGGGAAAATGATCCTCTTATTCATTTACCCAGTTTTGGCCTGATATCTATACCTTGAATAACGAGGCCACACTTCCAGTGACCACCGGCCAACTCCAAAACGCTCATTTCCAGCTCACCATCTTCAACATCTTCTTCGTTGAAAAAATCACCTAACTCGATCTCCAACCACTCATCTTTTCTCTCCTTTGGAAAATAGCCATCATTTTCTTTAGGCGTTGAAGCCTGACTGCTGCTGCGATTAAGTAAGCCATGATAACCTTGCCTCAGCCCTCTTTCTTCATGCAAATATACAGTTTGTGTTTGGGTTTCACCACTGACTAGTCCAACACTCACAGCTACAGGTTGATATTCAAACCCGTACGATCCTGCTGTTAGCTTGTACACAAGATATGCAGTGTATAGTGTCCCTGGAGACAGACTACGAGTGCTAATTTTGCCACGGATTTCAAGCCAACAGACACGGATAAGCTCAGCCACCTCCAGAAACCTATTTTTGGATATAGCCAATATAACTTTACTCatcaaaaaagaataatacctaaacaaataaaagcaatgagtaaaagaaaaaaaactggCCTCAGGAATAGAGATCCATCTCCAATAAGCAGATGTAGAGCTCCAGATAATCAGAAGATCCCTAGCGGATATCATGTAACATTTCTTCCCACTCTGCTTGTCCAGTGAAAAGCTCTGCTGAATGTCACAATTAGATATGCACCGTTGCTTATATTAACAAGGTAAGGAAAGAAGAAGACAAAACCGCATGAAAATGACGgtaaaattttaccaaaaaaggcacttcaatttcaaaagtgTTTAGAGGAGTTTTCGGACAGATcacttttgaattaaaaatatttgtggaAGTACTAAAGCACATTTTATAAGATCACTTATCAGTTATCAAATGTTTCTCAAGAAAAAGGCAAATC
It contains:
- the LOC102624321 gene encoding isopentenyl-diphosphate Delta-isomerase I — encoded protein: MSTTTLYNCATTKLCSSLINNSSSFSKSRLFFSSSHFAPRVSSIRRPLSLRGASRSSSSSSSARAISTMGDATTDAGMDAVQRRLMFEDECILVDENDRVVGHENKYNCHLMEKIESLNLLHRAFSVFLFNSKYELLLQQRSGTKVTFPLVWTNTCCSHPLYRESELIEENALGVRNAAQRKLLDELGICAEDVPVDEFTPLGRILYKAPSDGKWGEHELDYLLFIVRDVSVNPNPDEVAEYKYVNREQLKELLRKADAGEEGLKLSPWFRLVVDNFLFKWWDHLEKGTLNEVIDMKTIHKLT
- the LOC102623840 gene encoding F-box protein At2g02240-like; translation: NAQIKNHKNQNDEIRLRICLSISLFLISTEAEMELLPEGCIANAISFTTPRDACRLSSVSTIFKSAAESDAVWESFLPPDYSTLLSSSSSSSSSSLRSSSKKELYFSLCHNPILIDEGKKSFSLDKQSGKKCYMISARDLLIIWSSTSAYWRWISIPEAIILAISKNRFLEVAELIRVCWLEIRGKISTRSLSPGTLYTAYLVYKLTAGSYGFEYQPVAVSVGLVSGETQTQTVYLHEERGLRQGYHGLLNRSSSQASTPKENDGYFPKERKDEWLEIELGDFFNEEDVEDGELEMSVLELAGGHWKCGLVIQGIDIRPKLGK